A single Iodidimonas sp. SYSU 1G8 DNA region contains:
- a CDS encoding 2OG-Fe(II) oxygenase: MTSSLAHRIEAIDWQAIATDLDGQGWALVPGLLSVLECTGLIGLYDREDGFRKQVVMERHGYGRGDYKYLSYPLPGPVAALRENLYPPLARIANGWNGALGVDVRFPDVHADFLRRCHEAGQRRPTPLLLRYGAGDYNHLHQDLYGEQVFPLQAAFLLSSPQDDFTGGEFVLTEQRARMQSRVEVVPLRQGDGVIFPVNQRPVRGVRGISRAVMRHGVSRLRSGARFTLGVIFHDAA; encoded by the coding sequence ATGACATCCTCTCTCGCCCATCGGATTGAGGCCATCGACTGGCAGGCAATTGCCACCGACCTGGACGGGCAGGGCTGGGCGCTGGTGCCCGGCTTGCTGTCGGTCTTGGAGTGCACCGGGCTCATCGGTCTTTATGACCGCGAGGATGGGTTCCGCAAGCAGGTGGTCATGGAGCGCCACGGCTATGGGCGCGGCGACTACAAGTACTTGTCCTATCCGCTTCCCGGGCCGGTCGCGGCGCTTCGCGAAAACCTCTATCCGCCGCTGGCGCGCATCGCCAATGGCTGGAATGGCGCGCTGGGGGTCGACGTGCGGTTTCCGGACGTCCATGCCGACTTCCTGCGCCGGTGCCATGAGGCGGGCCAGCGGCGACCGACACCGCTCCTGCTGCGATATGGCGCGGGCGACTACAATCATCTCCATCAGGACCTTTACGGCGAACAGGTGTTCCCGCTGCAGGCGGCGTTCCTGCTGTCCTCGCCCCAGGACGATTTCACCGGCGGGGAATTCGTGCTGACCGAACAGCGGGCGCGCATGCAGTCACGCGTCGAGGTCGTGCCGTTGCGGCAGGGAGACGGAGTGATCTTTCCGGTCAACCAGCGTCCCGTCAGAGGCGTGCGCGGCATCTCCCGCGCGGTCATGCGTCACGGCGTCAGCCGGTTGCGCTCGGGCGCGCGGTTCACGCTGGGTGTCATCTTCCATGACGCCGCCTGA
- a CDS encoding tetratricopeptide repeat protein, giving the protein MDVYRQVIDLIVTAPDRKPAGGVPRMLDSLFAELAAPHPPRPVDETESMIWSVWTSHPHPNAADGMARALRMMRAGSYEVAERELDRVVATFPMWAEGWNKRATVLFLMDRDEDSVADIVQTLRLEPRHFGALSGYGQICLRRGDEAGALIAFEEALRIHPHLDSMRDAVADLNQKLGGLLN; this is encoded by the coding sequence ATGGATGTCTACCGCCAGGTCATCGACCTGATCGTCACAGCGCCGGATCGCAAACCGGCTGGCGGCGTGCCCCGCATGCTGGACTCGCTGTTTGCTGAATTGGCGGCCCCGCATCCGCCCCGTCCCGTCGACGAAACCGAATCCATGATCTGGAGCGTATGGACGTCGCATCCTCACCCGAACGCCGCCGACGGCATGGCGCGGGCGCTGCGTATGATGCGCGCCGGATCCTATGAAGTGGCGGAACGCGAGCTAGACCGTGTCGTGGCCACTTTTCCCATGTGGGCGGAAGGCTGGAACAAGCGGGCCACCGTTCTTTTCCTGATGGACCGTGACGAAGACAGCGTCGCCGACATCGTCCAGACGTTGCGGCTCGAGCCGCGCCATTTCGGGGCGCTGTCCGGCTATGGACAGATCTGCCTGCGCCGGGGTGATGAAGCCGGCGCTCTGATCGCCTTCGAGGAAGCGCTGCGCATCCACCCGCACCTGGACAGCATGCGCGACGCGGTCGCCGACCTTAACCAGAAGCTGGGCGGCCTGCTCAACTGA
- a CDS encoding fasciclin domain-containing protein, whose product MGAPAAQASSATKMVGGAAMSPSKNIVENASASKDHTTLVAAVKAAGLVETLQGPGPFTVFAPTDAAFAKLPAGTVDTLVKPENKEKLTGILTYHVVAGDHDAASIAAAAKANGGKAEFTTVQGGKITLMEKDGGWWVKDTKGNKAKITIADVDQSNGVVHVIDTVLMP is encoded by the coding sequence ATGGGCGCTCCCGCGGCGCAGGCCTCGTCCGCGACGAAGATGGTCGGCGGCGCCGCCATGTCGCCGTCAAAGAACATTGTCGAGAACGCCAGCGCCTCGAAGGATCACACCACTCTCGTGGCGGCTGTAAAGGCCGCCGGTCTGGTCGAGACGCTGCAGGGTCCTGGCCCGTTCACGGTCTTCGCGCCGACCGACGCCGCCTTCGCCAAGCTGCCCGCCGGCACGGTGGACACGCTGGTGAAGCCCGAGAACAAGGAAAAGCTGACCGGCATTCTGACCTACCACGTTGTGGCTGGCGATCATGACGCCGCCAGTATCGCGGCAGCGGCCAAGGCCAATGGCGGCAAGGCCGAGTTCACCACCGTTCAAGGCGGCAAGATCACCTTGATGGAAAAGGACGGCGGCTGGTGGGTCAAGGATACCAAGGGTAACAAGGCCAAGATCACCATCGCCGATGTTGACCAGTCCAATGGCGTCGTTCACGTCATCGATACGGTGCTGATGCCGTAA
- a CDS encoding NAD(P)/FAD-dependent oxidoreductase, protein MDSFDVVVIGAGAAGMMCAIEAARRGRSVLVIEHGFAPGEKIRISGGGRCNFTNLGAGPANYLSENPRFCISALKRYTQRDFIAMVERHGIAWHEKTLGQLFCDGSATQIVDMLVTEMKRHGAVLRLGTKIDTVERRDAEFILTGPVGQWRAQSLVVACGGLSIPKMGATGFGYDIARQFGLRIVQPRPALVPLTFTPEMLESLKPLAGVSVDGAAVRCGKTRFQEAILFTHRGLSGPAILQISSFWRGGEEIAVSMLPQTDVYATLRQARADNGRQAPQTALSTLLPKRLAQAVVERQAITGTMGDLSDKRLRTIEAAVNDWRIVPAGTEGYRTAEVTAGGVDTQNLDSRTMQARDVPGLFFIGEVVDVTGWLGGYNFQWAWSSGWSAGQAA, encoded by the coding sequence TTGGACTCTTTCGACGTAGTGGTGATCGGCGCCGGCGCCGCCGGCATGATGTGCGCGATCGAGGCGGCGCGGCGGGGTCGTTCGGTCCTGGTCATCGAACACGGCTTCGCGCCGGGCGAGAAGATTCGCATTTCCGGCGGCGGCCGATGCAACTTCACCAATCTGGGCGCGGGGCCGGCCAATTATCTGTCGGAGAATCCCCGCTTCTGCATCTCGGCGCTCAAGCGCTATACACAGCGCGACTTCATCGCCATGGTCGAGCGTCACGGCATCGCCTGGCACGAGAAGACGCTGGGGCAACTTTTCTGCGACGGTTCGGCGACCCAGATCGTCGACATGCTGGTGACCGAGATGAAGCGCCACGGCGCCGTGCTTCGCCTGGGTACAAAAATCGACACGGTCGAACGCCGCGACGCGGAATTCATCCTGACCGGCCCCGTGGGCCAATGGCGAGCGCAATCACTGGTGGTCGCCTGCGGCGGTCTGTCCATTCCCAAGATGGGCGCGACGGGCTTCGGCTACGATATCGCCCGCCAGTTCGGCCTGCGGATCGTCCAGCCCCGCCCCGCGCTCGTCCCGCTGACATTCACGCCGGAAATGCTGGAAAGCCTGAAGCCTCTGGCAGGCGTTTCCGTCGATGGCGCGGCGGTACGCTGCGGCAAGACCCGTTTCCAGGAAGCGATCCTGTTCACCCACCGCGGCCTGAGCGGGCCTGCAATCCTGCAGATTTCCTCGTTCTGGCGCGGCGGCGAGGAAATCGCCGTATCGATGCTGCCCCAGACAGATGTCTACGCCACCCTGCGGCAAGCCAGGGCCGACAATGGACGGCAGGCGCCGCAAACCGCCCTGTCTACGCTGCTGCCCAAGCGCCTGGCGCAAGCGGTTGTGGAACGTCAGGCCATCACCGGCACCATGGGCGATCTGTCGGACAAGCGGCTGCGCACCATCGAGGCCGCGGTCAATGACTGGCGTATCGTCCCGGCGGGCACGGAAGGGTATCGGACCGCTGAGGTCACGGCCGGTGGCGTCGATACGCAGAATCTGGACTCTCGAACCATGCAGGCGCGCGACGTGCCGGGGCTGTTCTTCATCGGGGAAGTGGTCGACGTAACCGGCTGGCTGGGCGGCTACAATTTCCAGTGGGCCTGGTCGTCGGGGTGGAGCGCGGGACAGGCCGCGTGA
- a CDS encoding TerC family protein produces MEFLFADWLGKPLWMWLSFIGIVISLLVIDLGILHRKEREIGVRESLLMSGVYISLGITFGAWVWWYLGAEAGMNYLTGFAVEKTLAMDNVFVIALIFTYFAIPRLYQHRVLFWGILGVIVLRAIMIGFGAAIVSEFSWVLYLFAAFLILTGIKMLMFDDKPRSIGDNPLLKFIRRRFNVTDELHDQHFFVRKPHPVSGKAVWFATPLFLALVLIEIADVIFAVDSVPAIFAITTDPFIVYTSNIFAILGLRALYFALAAIVDRFHYLKTALAILLIFIGGKVFVADLLGMEKFPAAASLGITLAILASGVAYSLWKTRNAPPPHEKAVP; encoded by the coding sequence ATGGAGTTTCTGTTTGCCGACTGGCTCGGCAAGCCGCTGTGGATGTGGTTGTCGTTCATCGGCATCGTCATCAGCCTTCTCGTGATTGATCTTGGTATCCTGCACCGTAAGGAGCGGGAGATCGGCGTGCGGGAAAGCCTCTTGATGTCCGGCGTCTACATCAGCCTTGGCATCACGTTTGGCGCCTGGGTATGGTGGTATCTCGGCGCGGAAGCCGGGATGAATTATCTCACCGGTTTCGCGGTCGAGAAGACCCTGGCGATGGATAACGTCTTTGTCATCGCCCTGATCTTCACCTATTTCGCCATTCCGCGCCTCTATCAGCACCGCGTGCTCTTCTGGGGCATTCTGGGCGTCATCGTCCTGCGCGCCATCATGATCGGCTTCGGCGCAGCGATCGTCTCGGAATTTTCGTGGGTGCTGTACCTGTTCGCGGCATTCCTGATCCTGACGGGCATCAAGATGCTGATGTTCGACGACAAGCCCCGATCCATTGGCGACAACCCACTGCTCAAGTTCATCCGCCGCCGCTTCAATGTGACGGACGAGCTGCACGACCAGCACTTCTTCGTGCGCAAGCCCCACCCTGTCAGCGGCAAGGCGGTCTGGTTCGCGACGCCCCTCTTCCTCGCGCTGGTGTTGATCGAGATCGCCGACGTCATCTTCGCGGTCGACTCCGTCCCGGCGATCTTCGCGATCACGACCGATCCCTTCATCGTGTACACGTCGAACATCTTCGCCATCCTCGGACTGCGCGCGCTGTATTTCGCCCTGGCGGCCATCGTCGACCGGTTCCACTACCTGAAGACCGCGTTGGCCATCCTGCTGATCTTCATCGGCGGCAAGGTCTTCGTCGCGGACCTGCTGGGCATGGAAAAATTCCCGGCGGCCGCGTCGCTGGGCATCACCCTCGCCATCCTCGCTTCGGGCGTCGCGTACAGTCTCTGGAAAACGCGTAACGCGCCGCCCCCTCATGAAAAGGCCGTCCCGTGA